A stretch of the Aegilops tauschii subsp. strangulata cultivar AL8/78 chromosome 4, Aet v6.0, whole genome shotgun sequence genome encodes the following:
- the LOC109783136 gene encoding histone H4 gives MPPAPSSSSIYPKPANTKQQKTKSPNPSSSPGKRERERAAEMSGRGKGGKGLGKGGAKRHRKVLRDNIQGITKPAIRRLARRGGVKRISGLIYEETRGVLKIFLENVIRDAVTYTEHARRKTVTAMDVVYALKRQGRTLYGFGG, from the coding sequence ATGCCTCCCGCGCCCTCCTCCAGCTCTATATATCCCAAACCAGCCAATACCAAGCAACAGAAAACAAAATCCCCAAATCCATCTTCGTCCccgggaaagagagagagagagagagcagcggAGATGTCTGGGCGCGGCAAGGGCGGCAAGGGGCTCGGCAAGGGCGGAGCGAAGCGGCACAGGAAGGTGCTGCGCGACAACATCCAGGGCATCACGAAGCCGGCGATCCGGCGGCTGGCGCGTCGGGGCGGCGTGAAGCGCATCTCGGGGCTCATCtacgaggagacccgcggcgtGCTCAAGATCTTCCTCGAGAACGTCATCCGCGACGCCGTCACCTACACGGAGCATGCGCGCCGCAAGACCGTCACCGCCATGGACGTGGTCTACGCGCTCAAGCGCCAGGGCCGCACCCTCTACGGCTTCGGCGGCTAG